A region of Solanum dulcamara chromosome 7, daSolDulc1.2, whole genome shotgun sequence DNA encodes the following proteins:
- the LOC129894342 gene encoding uncharacterized protein LOC129894342, with translation MEALLVRKLGDPTLPPNASENSSLDLSTSHPIPILESPTSVRVRIKATSLNFANYLQVLGKYQEKPPLPFIPGSDYSGVVEAVGPNVTKFKIGDLVCSFVGLGSFAQFIVADESDLFQVPDGCDLVAAGALPVAYGTSHVALVHRARLRPKQVLLVLGAAGGVGLSAVQIGKVCGATVIAVARGNEKVQFLKSLGVDHAVDLSNANVIESVKGFLKSRKLKGVDVLYDPVGGKLTKDSLKLLSWGAQILVIGFASGDVPVIPPNIALVKNWTIHGLYWGSHKIHQPNVLGDSLKELLSWLSKGLITINISHTFSLAQAHLAFTALKDRRAIGKVMITFDDGRIVKSKL, from the exons ATGGAAGCTCTACTTGTAAGGAAGCTCGGCGACCCTACTCTGCCACCGAACGCCTCGGAGAATTCCTCACTCGATCTTTCAACCTCCCATCCTATCCCTATTTTGGAATCGCCAACCTCCGTTAGAGTTCGAATCAAAGCCACCAGCTTGAATTTCGCAAATTACCTCCAAGTCCTTGGCAAATACCAAGAGAAACCTCCGTTACCCTTCATCCCCGGCTCCGATTACTCCGGCGTCGTTGAAGCCGTTGGACCCAATGTCACTAAGTTCAAAATTGGAGACCTCGTTTGCTCTTTCGTTGGTCTTGGCTCATTTGCTCAATTCATCGTCGCCGATGAATCCGACTT GTTTCAAGTACCTGATGGGTGTGATCTAGTTGCAGCTGGTGCACTTCCTGTTGCGTATGGGACATCACATGTGGCTCTGGTGCATAGAGCGCGGCTGCGTCCCAAACAG GTTTTACTGGTACTTGGAGCAGCTGGAGGCGTTGGGCTTTCGGCCGTACAAATTGGGAAGGTTTGTGGAGCGACAGTTATTGCAGTGGCTAG GGGAAATGAAAAGGTGCAGTTTTTGAAATCTTTAGGTGTTGATCATGCAGTAGACTTAAGCAATGCAAATGTCATTGAAAGTGTCAAGGGCTTCCTGAAGTCAAGAAAGCTCAAAGGGGTTGATGTCTTGTATGATCCAGTCGGTGGGAAGCTTACAAAAGATAGCTTAAAGCTATTAAGTTGGGGAGCACAAATTCTGGTTATTGGATTTGCAAGCGGGGATGTACCTGTCATCCCACCGAACATTGCGTTGGTGAAG AACTGGACAATTCACGGACTGTACTGGGGAAGCCATAAGATACATCAACCTAATGTGCTTGGAGATTCTCTGAAGGAGCTTCTATCTTGGTTGTCTAAGGGTTTGATTACAATCAACATTTCTCATACATTCAGCCTGGCACAG